One window of the Lepisosteus oculatus isolate fLepOcu1 chromosome 24, fLepOcu1.hap2, whole genome shotgun sequence genome contains the following:
- the morn5 gene encoding MORN repeat-containing protein 5 isoform X2 → MEYIGSRYEGDFKNRRMEGRGEYTLPTDTRYVGEMKDGMFHGEGTLYFPGGSKYEGTWERGIAKKGKYTFADGLEYKETDWEYCDGYERRFYTEVCDGLKPAGQSQLTNLDPPRVIPEGCYDCGDGFYNTNTRVITDYKNQFLRNADDDEHEWIIRTCRKGWDEIVGHKPGN, encoded by the exons ATGGAGTATATTGGTAGCAGATATGAAGGAGACTTCAAAAACCGAAG GATGGAAGGGAGAGGGGAGTATACCCTCCCAACAGACACCAGATATGTGGGTGAGATGAAGGATGGCATGTTTCATGGAGAAGGGACGCTGTATTTTCCAGGTGGAAGCAAGTATGAAGGGACTTGGGAAAGAGGAATAGCTAAAAAG GGGAAATACACCTTCGCCGATGGACTGGAATACAAGGAGACAGACTGGGAGTACTGTGATGGGTATGAAAGACGTTTCTACACAGAAGTGTGTGACGGACTTAAACCTGCAG GCCAGTCACAGCTCACCAACTTAGATCCACCTCGTGTCATCCCAGAAGGGTGCTATGACTGTGGAGATGGATTCTATAATACTAACACCAGAGTGATCACAGATTACAAAAATCAGTTTCTGAGGAATGCAG ATGATGACGAACATGAATGGATAATCCGGACCTGTCGTAAAGGCTGGGATGAAATAGTTGGGCACAAACCTGGAAATTAG
- the morn5 gene encoding MORN repeat-containing protein 5 isoform X1 → MEYIGSRYEGDFKNRRMEGRGEYTLPTDTRYVGEMKDGMFHGEGTLYFPGGSKYEGTWERGIAKKCFVLQGKYTFADGLEYKETDWEYCDGYERRFYTEVCDGLKPAGQSQLTNLDPPRVIPEGCYDCGDGFYNTNTRVITDYKNQFLRNADDDEHEWIIRTCRKGWDEIVGHKPGN, encoded by the exons ATGGAGTATATTGGTAGCAGATATGAAGGAGACTTCAAAAACCGAAG GATGGAAGGGAGAGGGGAGTATACCCTCCCAACAGACACCAGATATGTGGGTGAGATGAAGGATGGCATGTTTCATGGAGAAGGGACGCTGTATTTTCCAGGTGGAAGCAAGTATGAAGGGACTTGGGAAAGAGGAATAGCTAAAAAG TGCTTTGTTTTACAGGGGAAATACACCTTCGCCGATGGACTGGAATACAAGGAGACAGACTGGGAGTACTGTGATGGGTATGAAAGACGTTTCTACACAGAAGTGTGTGACGGACTTAAACCTGCAG GCCAGTCACAGCTCACCAACTTAGATCCACCTCGTGTCATCCCAGAAGGGTGCTATGACTGTGGAGATGGATTCTATAATACTAACACCAGAGTGATCACAGATTACAAAAATCAGTTTCTGAGGAATGCAG ATGATGACGAACATGAATGGATAATCCGGACCTGTCGTAAAGGCTGGGATGAAATAGTTGGGCACAAACCTGGAAATTAG